TCTGGGCGCCGGAACTGCATCACATTGATGGTAAATGGTATTTATATTTTGCCGCGACATGGACTAAGGCGCTGGATGCGCTGAATATGTTCCAGCATCGCATGTTTGTGCTGGAGTGTGCCGATGCCGATGCCGATCCGCTCAGCGGTCGCTGGGTCGAAAAAGGCCAGGTAAAAACGCCTTTCGATACCTTTGCGCTCGATGCAACCACCTTTGAGCATCAGGGGAAACGCTGGTATTTATGGGCGCAAAAAGCGCCGGATATTGCCGGTAACTCTAATCTTTACCTGGCGGAAATGGAAAATCCGTGGACGCTGAAAGGCGAACCGGTCATGTTAAGCAAACCAGAGTTTGACTGGGAGTGTCGTGGTTTTCTGGTCAATGAAGGCCCGGCGGTATTGTTTCACGGCGATAAACTTTTTGTGAGTTATTCCGCCAGCGCCACCGACGAAAACTACTGTATGGGCTTGTTGTGGATTGATATCAACGCCAATCCGCAGGATCCCAAAAACTGGTATAAATCGCCGCAGCCGGTGTTTAAAACCAGTTATGAAAACCGCCAGTACGGCCCGGGGCACAACAGCTTTACGCAAACGCCGGAAGGGGAAGATGTGCTGGTCTACCACGCACGTAACTACACCGAAATTGAAGGCGATCCGCTTTACGATCCCAATCGCCATACCCGCCTGAAAACCATCCGCTGGCAAGAAAACGGGATGCCCGATTTCGGCATCCCGGCAGCGGATAATCAGTGATACTGCGGCACGCGGTTAAATCAGCGTGCCGTAAATCGTTAACAACGCCACCACGACCACCAGCACCAGCGACGTTTTCTTCGCCATTGAGACAGCGGCTTTCGGCGTTTCGACTTTATCGGTGTGCGGCTCGCGCGCCAGCGAGAACTGCGCAAGACGCGTCAGCACCTGGTACTGCGAAGTATGACGATCACCCAACGAGGCAAACCAGGCCGGGAGCGCTTTTTCTCCGTGCCCGACCAGTGCATAAACCACGCCCGCGAGGCGTACCGGTACCCAATCCAGCAGATGCAAAATCGCATCAATGCCCGACTGCTGACGTTCGTTTGGCGTTTTGTAACGCGCCAGCCAGTATTGCCACGCACGCAGTGAGGCATACCCCACCAGCAATACGGGCCCCCACGACGCACCAACGATAAACCAAAACATTGGCGCGAGATAAAAACGGAAGTTGATCCACACCAGCGCGTTTTGCAACTCGCGCAGAAACTCGCGCTCGTCGCAGCCTGGCGGTACACCGTGGATCAGCGTCAACTCATTCGCCATTGCCGTGTGAGCATGGGCGTCATTGCGCGCTGCCGCTTTCAGATAGGCGTGATAATGGAGCCGCACTTTACCCGCGCCGATACACAACACGCCGAACAAAATCCATACCACCAGCAGCGGAACATTGAAAAACAGCCCATACAAGGCACGCAAAATCAGGAAGGTAACCAGCATCGCCAGCGCGGTCATCAGCAACGTTCTGAACATGGAGTAGTGTTTTACCCGCCGGAACAGCACTTCCATCCGATGATCCAGTTGCCAGTGCTCGCCCAGTTTAAACAGCCGTTCTGCTACTAACACCAGCAACAGAGTGAATAACGTCATGGCATCTCCTTTTCTGACATACCGGCAACCAACGCACGGAACCTTGCCCAATCAAAAGCCGGCCCGGGATCGGTCTTGCGTTCGGGGGCGATATCGCTATGCCCGGTCATATTGTCGGCAATCGACGGGTAAAGCTCAATCACCGTTCGAGTCACTGCCGCCAGTTGGCGGTATTGCACATCGGTATAAGGCAGATGATCGGTGCCTTCGAGCTCGATACCAATGGAAAAATCGTTACAGCGTTCCCGTCCATGATACGAAGAGACGCCCGCATGCCAGGCGCGTTTATCGAAAGGCACATACTGCACAATTTCACCGTCGCGGCGAATCAGGCAGTGCGCGGAAACACGCAGATGAACAATCTCTTCGAAGAAGGGATCGGCACTGGCATCCAGCGTGCCGGTGAACAGCGCGTCTATCCACGGGCCGCCAAATTTACCGGGGGGCAAGCTAATATTATGTACCACCAGTAATGAAGGCTGTTCATCGTCCGGGCGGCAATCAAAATGGGGAGACGGCACATGCCGCGCCTCAACCAGCCAGCCCTTGCGTAACTGCATAAGGAACTCCTTATAGAGGATGGTGCTGAAACACGCTTCAGAGTAGCATGTTTGCACTGTGTCCCGTAATGGCGTTGCCAGCAGGACATCACCTAACTTTGTGATTCGTTACCCTTTTTGGAGTTTATCATGCCGCCTCGCCGCTATAACCCCGATCACCGACGTGACGCGCTGCTCGAACGCATCGAGCTGGATATCCCCGCCGCAGTGGCTCAGGCCCTGCGTGAAGATCTGGGTGGAGAAGTCGATGCAAATAACGACATTACCGCGCAATTGTTACCGCCAGAGAACCGCTCTCATGCGGTGATCATCACCCGTGAAGACGGCGTATTCTGTGGCAAGCGCTGGGTTGAAGAGGTCTTTATTCAACTGGCGGGCGATGACGTCGCTATCACCTGGCTTGTCGCGGATGGTGATGCGATTCGTGCCAACCAGCCGCTATTTGAGCTTGAAGGCCCTTCGCGCGTGTTACTCACTGGCGAACGTACCGCGCTCAATTTTGTCCAGACACTTTCCGGTGTCGCCAGCGAAGTGCGCCGCTATGTGGATCTGCTCAGCGGCACCAAAACTCAACTACTGGATACCCGCAAAACGCTGCCGGGGCTGCGCACCGCGCTGAAATACGCGGTACTGTGCGGCGGCGGCGCGAACCACCGGCTTGGCCTTTCCGATGCATTTCTGATCAAAGAGAACCATATTATCGCTGCGGGTTCTGTACGTAAGGCGGTAGAACAAGCCTTCTGGATGCACCCGGATGTGCCGGTTGAAGTCGAGGTGGAATCGCTGGAAGAGCTGGACGACGCCCTGAAAGCCGGAGCGGATATCATCATGCTGGATAACTTCGCCACTGAACAAATGCGCGAAGCCGTGAAGCGTACCCATGGTCAGGCGCGGCTGGAAGTTTCCGGCAACGTGACGCAGGAAACCCTGCGCGAATACGCCGAAACCGGTGTTGATTACATCTCGGTCGGTGCACTCACCAAACATGTTCGCGCGCTCGACCTGTCAATGCGCTTTCGCTAGTCCTCGCTCTTGAACGGGCCACTGGCCCGTTTTTTTTGCGCGTTAGCTCGCACCTTTTTTGCGGTGAACTGCAATTCCATCAATAACGCTGGAAGCCTCTTTCCCACCTCTCTTTTTACACCTCGCCAGCCGGCCCAGGGGCTGACAGAGTAGCGGCTCAAAACAAGGAGCCGTTTATGAACAGACAGCAAGGATTCACTTTAATTGAGTTAATGGTGGTTATCGGCATCATTGCCATTTTGAGCGCTATCGGTATTCCCGCCTATCAAAACTACCTGCGTAAAGCCGCACTCACCGACATGCTGCAAGCCTATGTTCCCTATCGCACCGCAATCGAGTTATGTGCGCTTGAGCGCGGTGGCTTAGAGACCTGCGATGCCAGCAGTAATGGCATACCTGCGCCGACAACCACGCGATATGTTTCTGCCATGAGCGTTGCAAAAGGCATCGTCACGCTGACCGGGCAAGAGAGTCTGAACGGACTGAGTGTGGTCATGACGCCACAGTGGAACAGTGCCGAGGGTATGCAGGGTTGGACGCGCACTTGCAATACGCAAGCGGATAGCGCACTGCAGCAGGCTTGCGAAGATGTTTTCCGTACCGGACGCTAAGGAGCAGCAATGAAAGAGGACAAACTTATCGCGCTCTGCCAGCGCCACAATGCAGTAGTGCTCAATAATGAAATCGATGTGCTCACTATTGCCGTCGTGGATAGCCCCAGCACAGAGTTGATGGAATCCCTGCAATTCGCGGTGCAAAAACGCATCGATATCCGCTGCTGGACAGCAGAACAGATGGATAAACACCAACAGATAACCGCGCAGGCTCCAGCGCCAGCAATACAAGAACCCAAAGAGGAGAGCGGCTCTGCGGTTGAAATTTTAAACCACACGCTGCAACAGGCACTGATGCTGCGTGCCTCCGACATTCATTTCGAACCCGGCGAAACCCAGTATGTTATTCGCCTGCGTGTCGACGGGGTGCTGCATGCTTTGTCACCGCTCCCCGGCTCACTTGCCAGCACCCTGACAGCAAGGCTAAAAGTACTCGGTAATCTTGATATTGCCGAACGACGCCTTCCTCAGGATGGACAGTTCAATGTCGAGTTGTCTGGACAGTCCGTTTCGTTTCGTATCGCAACCCTGCCCTGCCGCCACGGCGAAAAAGTCGTCTTGCGCCTTTTGCACCAGGTTAACCAAGCACTGGAGATCGCCGCCCTTGGTATGACAGAAGCGCAAATGGCGCTCTTTAATAACGCGCTGGCGCAACCGCAAGGGCTGTTGCTGGTCACTGGGCCTACTGGCAGTGGTAAAACAGTGACGCTATACAGCGCACTTCAGGCGCGTAACAAGCAGGAAGTTAACATTTGTAGCGTTGAAGATCCGGTCGAGATCCCACTGGACGGTTTGAATCAGACGCAGATAAACCCACGTGCCGGGTTGACCTTTCAAAGCGTGCTGCGCGCCTTACTGCGCCAGGATCCCGATATCATCATGGTCGGCGAAATCCGCGATGGCGAAACGGCGGAAATTGCCATTAAAGCCGCACAAACCGGTCACCTGGTGCTGTCGACATTGCACACTAACTCCACCAGCGAAACGCTGGTGCGCATTCAGCAAATGGGGGTTGCGCGATGGATGATCTCCTCCGCCCTATCATTGGTTGTCGCGCAGCGGCTGGTGAGAAAGCTTTGCCCGCATTGCCGCAAACTGGGGGTAGAAAACCATCATTTGCCCGGCAATCTGTGGCCGCGTTCGCTGCCTCGCTGGCGCGCCGAAGGTTGTGAACAGTGCTACCACGGTTTCTATGGACGCGTCGCGTTATTCGAAGTGCTCGCCATCACCCCGGACGTTCGCCAGGCCATCGCCAGCGATCTCAGCGCGGATGAGATCGAACAGCGAGCACGCGCAGGTGGGATGACCACGCTTTTTCAGCATGGCTGCCTCGTCGTTGAGCAAGGGCTGACCACGTTCGAGGAACTGGTTCGGATATTGGGTTTCGCTGATGGCCAGTAAACAACTCTGGCAATGGTCCGGGCTTGAGAAAAGCGGCGAACTGCAAAGTGGGTTGTTCTGGAGCGAAAACCGCACCAGCATACTGTTGCTGTTATACCAACAGCAAATCCATCCGCTTGCTATAAAGCGCTGCGTTATACGGCGTGCACTGTGGAAGCCGGAACACAGCAGCCAGTTACTTCATCAACTGGCAACCTTACTGCGGGCAGGATTAACGTTGCCGGAAGGGTTACAACTTCTGGCAGAACAGCACCCTGCAAAGCAATGGCGCGCATTGTTACACCACCTGGCACAAGCGCTGGAACAGGGGGAAACCTTCTCCGCTGCACTGCGCCAGTGGCCAGAGGTATTTCCACCGCTCTGGCTGGCGATGATTCGCACCGGAGAATTAACCGGCAAGCTGGATGAGTGCTGCTTTAAACTCGCCAGCCAGCAAAAAGCGCAGCGAGAGTTAACGCTTAAGGTGAAAAAAGCGCTGCGCTATCCGTTAATCATCCTTTCACTGACTGCCGCCGTGGTACTGGCCATGATCTATCTGGTACTGCCGGAATTTACCGCCATTTACCGCACATTCAATACTCCGCTGCCGATGCTGACGCGAGGCGTCATTGCGGGTGCTGCGATCATGCAGCAAGCGGCTCTGCCCTTAATGGTTTGCGCGTTATTAACAAGCGGTGCTTTACGGATGCTGCGCAACCATGCAGGCTGGCAACGCCATCGACAGCGGTTACTTCTGGCATGCCCAATCATTGGCCCGCTGATTCGTGGACAGCGCCTGAGCCAGATATTTACCGTCCTGGCGCTAACGCAGCGTGCGGGGATCGCGTTTTTGCAAGGGCTGGAGAGCGTACGGGAAACCGTCTCCTGCCCTTACTGGCAGGCGGTGCTGCAACGCGCGCATCAGGAAATTACCCAGGGTGCGGCGATTTCGGTGGCGTTACAACAGAGCGGTGAATTCCCGCCGTTGTGTATTCAACTCGTTCGCACAGGGGAAGTTTCTGGCGCGCTGGATAGTATGCTGGAGAATCTGGCGCAACATCATAGCGAGCAAACCCAGCGTCAGGCTGATGGTCTGGCAGCAGTACTGGAACCGCTATTACTGGTGGTGACAGGGCTGATTATCGGGGTATTAGTTGTGGCAATGTATTTGCCCATCTTTCATCTGGGAGATGCGATGAGTGGTGGCGGATAATGCAGGCGCAACGTTGTGCGCCTGCAAAACTATCAGAGGCTATTGAAAACGCGGTTTTCCTGCTCCTGAACGCGGATAAAGGTGGTGCGTTTGGTCAACTCCTTCAGGCGGGAAGCGCCAACATAAGTACAAGCAGAACGCAAACCGCCGAGGATATCGCGAGCAGTATTTTCCACCGGGCCACGCAGCGTCAGCTTCACGGTTTTGCCTTCCGCCGCACGGTAACCTGCAACACCACCAACGTGGCGATTCATGGCAGATTCGGAGCTCATGCCATAGAAAAGCATGAATTTCTCACCGTTTTCTTCAACGATGGTGCCACCGCTCTCTTCATGGCCCGCCAGCATACCGCCGAGCATGACGAAATCCGCGCCGCCGCCGAAAGCTTTCGCCACATCGCCAGGCACGGTACAGCCGCCATCACTGACAATCTG
This genomic interval from Kosakonia sacchari SP1 contains the following:
- a CDS encoding glycoside hydrolase family 43 protein → MNTWPNPFIEQRADPFILHHQGEYYFVASVPEYDRLEIRRAATLEGLRHAQASVVWRKPQSGPMSELIWAPELHHIDGKWYLYFAATWTKALDALNMFQHRMFVLECADADADPLSGRWVEKGQVKTPFDTFALDATTFEHQGKRWYLWAQKAPDIAGNSNLYLAEMENPWTLKGEPVMLSKPEFDWECRGFLVNEGPAVLFHGDKLFVSYSASATDENYCMGLLWIDINANPQDPKNWYKSPQPVFKTSYENRQYGPGHNSFTQTPEGEDVLVYHARNYTEIEGDPLYDPNRHTRLKTIRWQENGMPDFGIPAADNQ
- the ampE gene encoding beta-lactamase regulator AmpE, coding for MTLFTLLLVLVAERLFKLGEHWQLDHRMEVLFRRVKHYSMFRTLLMTALAMLVTFLILRALYGLFFNVPLLVVWILFGVLCIGAGKVRLHYHAYLKAAARNDAHAHTAMANELTLIHGVPPGCDEREFLRELQNALVWINFRFYLAPMFWFIVGASWGPVLLVGYASLRAWQYWLARYKTPNERQQSGIDAILHLLDWVPVRLAGVVYALVGHGEKALPAWFASLGDRHTSQYQVLTRLAQFSLAREPHTDKVETPKAAVSMAKKTSLVLVVVVALLTIYGTLI
- the ampD gene encoding 1,6-anhydro-N-acetylmuramyl-L-alanine amidase AmpD, whose translation is MQLRKGWLVEARHVPSPHFDCRPDDEQPSLLVVHNISLPPGKFGGPWIDALFTGTLDASADPFFEEIVHLRVSAHCLIRRDGEIVQYVPFDKRAWHAGVSSYHGRERCNDFSIGIELEGTDHLPYTDVQYRQLAAVTRTVIELYPSIADNMTGHSDIAPERKTDPGPAFDWARFRALVAGMSEKEMP
- the nadC gene encoding carboxylating nicotinate-nucleotide diphosphorylase; translation: MPPRRYNPDHRRDALLERIELDIPAAVAQALREDLGGEVDANNDITAQLLPPENRSHAVIITREDGVFCGKRWVEEVFIQLAGDDVAITWLVADGDAIRANQPLFELEGPSRVLLTGERTALNFVQTLSGVASEVRRYVDLLSGTKTQLLDTRKTLPGLRTALKYAVLCGGGANHRLGLSDAFLIKENHIIAAGSVRKAVEQAFWMHPDVPVEVEVESLEELDDALKAGADIIMLDNFATEQMREAVKRTHGQARLEVSGNVTQETLREYAETGVDYISVGALTKHVRALDLSMRFR
- the ppdD gene encoding prepilin peptidase-dependent pilin, producing MNRQQGFTLIELMVVIGIIAILSAIGIPAYQNYLRKAALTDMLQAYVPYRTAIELCALERGGLETCDASSNGIPAPTTTRYVSAMSVAKGIVTLTGQESLNGLSVVMTPQWNSAEGMQGWTRTCNTQADSALQQACEDVFRTGR
- the gspE gene encoding type II secretion system protein GspE produces the protein MKEDKLIALCQRHNAVVLNNEIDVLTIAVVDSPSTELMESLQFAVQKRIDIRCWTAEQMDKHQQITAQAPAPAIQEPKEESGSAVEILNHTLQQALMLRASDIHFEPGETQYVIRLRVDGVLHALSPLPGSLASTLTARLKVLGNLDIAERRLPQDGQFNVELSGQSVSFRIATLPCRHGEKVVLRLLHQVNQALEIAALGMTEAQMALFNNALAQPQGLLLVTGPTGSGKTVTLYSALQARNKQEVNICSVEDPVEIPLDGLNQTQINPRAGLTFQSVLRALLRQDPDIIMVGEIRDGETAEIAIKAAQTGHLVLSTLHTNSTSETLVRIQQMGVARWMISSALSLVVAQRLVRKLCPHCRKLGVENHHLPGNLWPRSLPRWRAEGCEQCYHGFYGRVALFEVLAITPDVRQAIASDLSADEIEQRARAGGMTTLFQHGCLVVEQGLTTFEELVRILGFADGQ
- the hofC gene encoding protein transport protein HofC; its protein translation is MASKQLWQWSGLEKSGELQSGLFWSENRTSILLLLYQQQIHPLAIKRCVIRRALWKPEHSSQLLHQLATLLRAGLTLPEGLQLLAEQHPAKQWRALLHHLAQALEQGETFSAALRQWPEVFPPLWLAMIRTGELTGKLDECCFKLASQQKAQRELTLKVKKALRYPLIILSLTAAVVLAMIYLVLPEFTAIYRTFNTPLPMLTRGVIAGAAIMQQAALPLMVCALLTSGALRMLRNHAGWQRHRQRLLLACPIIGPLIRGQRLSQIFTVLALTQRAGIAFLQGLESVRETVSCPYWQAVLQRAHQEITQGAAISVALQQSGEFPPLCIQLVRTGEVSGALDSMLENLAQHHSEQTQRQADGLAAVLEPLLLVVTGLIIGVLVVAMYLPIFHLGDAMSGGG